A DNA window from bacterium contains the following coding sequences:
- a CDS encoding superoxide dismutase, with translation MAFTAKDFGTKILELDGISRKTCEEHLKLYNGYVNKTNEVLEKLAAHDGAGANQVYSEIRGLKVDLSFAVAGMQNHEIYFAHLTPGGTALSGDLKKQIEKDFGSYDKYIADLKASGMAARGWVWLVWWEDGKRLINWIGDAQNSYLGWNLKPIMAMDVYEHAYFIDFGAARPAYIEAFIKNLCWETVGKNYDAARR, from the coding sequence ATGGCCTTCACGGCAAAAGACTTCGGTACCAAGATTCTCGAACTCGACGGCATCTCGCGCAAGACCTGCGAAGAGCACCTCAAGCTCTATAACGGCTACGTGAACAAGACCAATGAAGTGCTGGAAAAGCTCGCCGCCCATGACGGCGCCGGCGCCAATCAGGTCTATTCGGAAATCCGCGGCTTGAAAGTGGATTTGAGCTTCGCCGTCGCGGGTATGCAGAATCACGAAATCTACTTCGCCCATCTGACGCCCGGCGGCACCGCGCTGTCCGGCGATCTGAAAAAGCAGATCGAAAAAGACTTCGGCAGCTATGACAAGTACATCGCGGATTTGAAGGCGTCCGGCATGGCCGCGCGCGGTTGGGTTTGGCTCGTGTGGTGGGAGGACGGTAAACGACTGATCAACTGGATCGGTGATGCGCAAAATTCGTATCTCGGTTGGAATCTCAAACCGATCATGGCCATGGACGTGTATGAACACGCCTACTTCATAGATTTTGGCGCGGCGCGGCCGGCCTATATCGAAGCGTTCATCAAAAACCTCTGCTGGGAAACCGTCGGCAAGAACTACGACGCCGCCAGAAGGTAA
- a CDS encoding DUF302 domain-containing protein has product MPAIKYGWEKALPTVTYDDAIARVTDCLKEEGFGVLTEIDVKTTLKKKIDLEFRKYVILGACNPHLASRALAAEPQIGLMLPCNVVVQEDEHAGSIVSIIDPKAMFLFIENDALKPVAAEAEEKLQRVLAKL; this is encoded by the coding sequence ATGCCCGCTATCAAGTACGGTTGGGAGAAAGCGCTGCCCACGGTCACCTATGACGACGCCATCGCGCGTGTCACCGACTGCCTCAAAGAGGAGGGCTTCGGTGTGCTGACGGAGATTGACGTCAAGACGACGCTGAAGAAGAAGATAGACCTCGAATTCCGCAAGTACGTCATCCTCGGCGCTTGTAATCCGCATCTGGCGTCGCGCGCGCTGGCCGCCGAGCCGCAGATCGGGCTCATGCTGCCCTGCAATGTCGTCGTGCAGGAAGACGAACACGCGGGTTCCATCGTCTCGATCATTGACCCCAAAGCGATGTTCCTCTTCATCGAAAATGACGCGCTTAAACCCGTCGCGGCTGAAGCCGAGGAGAAGTTACAGCGCGTACTCGCCAAACTCTGA
- a CDS encoding T9SS type A sorting domain-containing protein produces MLYFILSILWVAAAMAQELPTDETTLFSGSGNCQMCHVSNGVAMTQDGVDISPVTQWRATMMGNSAKDPLWRAKVATELAAFPQHADLIQNRCTVCHVPAGNTQTRFDGDSTYNLAQLAENALHRDGVTCSVCHQIQPNNLGTPQSYGGGYEITDARMIFGPFADPLPGPMQNHVNYTPVEGEHTRRSELCATCHTLITPTLNAAGDIIGEFPEQTPYIEWKNSFYANQTSCQDCHMRAARDPQDIALMPPWHTEMRAPYMQHAFVGGNVSMLRLLRDNADSLGVTATAAQFDSTIAETQRSLTQRSCELDLDAQAVGDSILLTVTLTNLTGHKLPTGIPLRRMWLAVDARDGNGQTVFQSGAVDEAGEIVGYDFEFEPHYDFITAPDQVQVYEAVMGDDSGARTWTLLRAGAHLKDNRLPPLGFTSTHASYDTTEIFGVSDSDDNFNRANGIEGSGADVVTYRLPRASAVTVAVLFQTVQPRLVNYLAQHDTPETQRFAQMYAEQTIDPQVLAVESLVLMEVSAESTAIARDFAVRAAYPNPFNAETRIRVDIAREQMVEFSLYDIRGRRVMLFGRMMHSPNSELTLDARDLPSGVYMLQARAGDVRDTQRLILLK; encoded by the coding sequence ATGTTATACTTCATTCTCTCAATTTTGTGGGTCGCCGCCGCCATGGCGCAGGAGCTGCCGACGGACGAAACGACGCTATTTTCCGGATCAGGCAATTGTCAGATGTGCCACGTCTCGAACGGCGTCGCCATGACGCAAGATGGTGTGGACATTTCTCCTGTTACGCAATGGCGCGCGACGATGATGGGCAATTCAGCCAAAGATCCGCTGTGGCGGGCGAAAGTGGCGACGGAACTCGCGGCATTCCCACAACATGCGGACTTGATTCAAAATCGTTGTACGGTCTGTCACGTTCCAGCGGGGAATACCCAGACGCGATTCGACGGCGACTCGACATACAATCTGGCGCAGCTTGCTGAGAACGCGCTGCATCGCGACGGTGTGACGTGCAGCGTCTGTCATCAGATCCAGCCGAACAATCTTGGCACACCGCAGAGTTACGGCGGCGGTTATGAGATCACCGACGCGCGGATGATTTTCGGTCCGTTTGCCGATCCGCTGCCGGGCCCGATGCAGAATCATGTCAATTATACGCCCGTCGAAGGCGAACATACGCGGCGCTCGGAACTTTGCGCGACGTGTCATACGCTGATCACGCCCACGCTCAACGCGGCCGGTGACATTATCGGTGAGTTTCCCGAACAGACGCCGTATATCGAATGGAAAAACAGTTTCTATGCGAATCAAACGAGCTGCCAGGATTGTCACATGCGCGCGGCGCGTGATCCGCAGGACATAGCGTTAATGCCGCCGTGGCATACGGAGATGCGCGCGCCTTACATGCAGCATGCTTTTGTTGGTGGAAACGTGTCCATGCTGCGGCTGTTGCGGGACAACGCCGATTCATTGGGTGTAACGGCGACGGCCGCGCAGTTCGATTCGACGATCGCCGAGACGCAGCGCAGTTTGACGCAGCGCTCGTGCGAGCTTGATCTCGACGCACAGGCGGTCGGCGATTCGATCTTGCTGACCGTGACATTGACAAATCTAACGGGACATAAGTTACCGACGGGCATTCCGTTGCGCCGCATGTGGCTGGCGGTGGACGCGCGCGACGGGAATGGTCAGACGGTATTCCAGTCCGGCGCGGTGGATGAGGCCGGTGAAATTGTCGGTTATGATTTCGAATTCGAACCGCACTACGATTTCATCACTGCGCCCGATCAGGTGCAGGTGTACGAAGCGGTCATGGGCGACGACAGCGGCGCGCGGACGTGGACGCTGCTGCGCGCGGGCGCGCACCTGAAGGACAATCGCCTTCCGCCGCTCGGTTTTACGTCCACCCATGCGTCGTACGATACGACGGAAATTTTCGGAGTATCCGACAGCGACGACAATTTCAATCGTGCCAACGGCATCGAGGGCAGCGGCGCGGATGTGGTCACGTATCGCCTGCCGCGCGCATCCGCCGTCACCGTAGCGGTGCTGTTTCAGACTGTGCAACCGCGTCTGGTAAACTATTTGGCGCAGCATGACACGCCGGAGACGCAGCGCTTCGCTCAGATGTATGCAGAACAAACAATCGATCCACAGGTGCTGGCAGTGGAGTCGCTTGTCCTGATGGAAGTCTCGGCGGAGTCCACGGCCATCGCGCGTGATTTTGCGGTTCGTGCGGCCTATCCCAATCCCTTTAATGCCGAGACGCGCATTCGCGTGGACATCGCCCGGGAGCAGATGGTGGAGTTTTCGCTTTATGATATTCGCGGTCGGCGCGTGATGCTATTTGGCCGAATGATGCACTCGCCAAATTCGGAGCTGACTCTCGACGCACGCGACTTGCCAAGCGGTGTTTATATGCTGCAGGCCCGCGCCGGAGACGTGCGTGACACACAGCGCTTGATTCTCCTCAAATGA